A stretch of Streptomyces vietnamensis DNA encodes these proteins:
- the ptsP gene encoding phosphoenolpyruvate--protein phosphotransferase, with product MSGPVRGIGVGTGSAAGPVARMAPVPALPAPRPVADPAAEAAAVHAALGAVVADLEERAARVSGPGSEVLAAQAMMAADPVLADEAAALAERGTDGAHALAAAFDGFRTALVAAGGHFAERAADLDDLRDRAVAHLLGLPVPGLPDPGHPYVLVAEDLAPADTALLDPARVLAVVTVRGGPTSHTAILAKALGVPAVVGCAGAMELEDGRQVLVHGADGVVEPDPSPETLARAAERELRRRELSAGVRGPGRTADGHPVALLVNLGAPHELAGAAAADAEGVGLFRTEFLFLDRAEAPDLAEQAAAYRQVFTAFAGRRVVVRTLDAGADKPLPFVTAADEENPALGVRGLRTAARDPGLLATQLAAIAEAAEAATAQVWVMAPMVSVPREAAEFAALVRAHGLPLAGAMIEVPAAALRTDRLAEVCDFFSIGTNDLAQYTFAADRTLGSLAELLDPWQPALLALVAAAARSAAEHGRPIGVCGEAAADPALALVLVGLGITSLSAAPASLPEVRAALAAHTLAECRELAELALFADDAADARDKVRSRITGGR from the coding sequence TCGGTACCGGCAGCGCGGCAGGCCCGGTCGCGCGGATGGCGCCCGTACCCGCGCTGCCCGCCCCGAGGCCCGTCGCCGACCCGGCGGCGGAGGCGGCGGCGGTCCACGCCGCCCTCGGCGCGGTCGTCGCCGACCTGGAGGAGCGCGCCGCCCGCGTGAGCGGCCCGGGCTCCGAGGTGCTCGCCGCGCAGGCCATGATGGCCGCCGACCCGGTCCTCGCCGACGAGGCGGCCGCCCTGGCCGAGCGGGGGACCGATGGCGCCCACGCGCTCGCCGCCGCCTTCGACGGATTCCGCACCGCGCTGGTCGCCGCCGGCGGTCATTTCGCGGAACGCGCCGCCGACCTGGACGACCTGCGCGACCGCGCGGTGGCGCACCTGCTCGGCCTGCCCGTGCCCGGCCTGCCCGACCCGGGACACCCGTACGTCCTCGTCGCCGAGGACCTGGCGCCCGCCGACACGGCCCTGCTCGACCCCGCCCGGGTGCTGGCCGTGGTCACCGTCCGCGGCGGGCCGACCAGCCACACGGCCATCCTCGCCAAGGCGCTCGGCGTGCCCGCCGTGGTCGGCTGCGCCGGCGCCATGGAGCTCGAGGACGGCCGACAGGTCCTGGTGCACGGCGCCGACGGCGTGGTCGAGCCTGACCCGAGCCCGGAGACGCTCGCGCGGGCCGCCGAGCGGGAGCTCCGCCGCCGCGAGCTGTCGGCCGGCGTCCGGGGGCCGGGCCGGACGGCGGACGGCCATCCGGTCGCGCTCCTCGTCAACCTCGGTGCGCCGCACGAGCTGGCCGGCGCGGCCGCGGCCGACGCGGAGGGCGTGGGCCTGTTCCGCACCGAGTTCCTCTTCCTGGACCGTGCCGAGGCTCCCGACCTCGCCGAACAGGCCGCCGCCTACCGGCAGGTCTTCACGGCCTTCGCCGGCCGCCGGGTGGTCGTCCGCACGCTCGACGCGGGCGCGGACAAACCGCTGCCCTTCGTCACGGCCGCCGACGAGGAGAACCCGGCCCTGGGCGTCCGCGGTCTGCGAACCGCCGCCCGCGACCCCGGGCTGCTGGCGACCCAGCTCGCCGCGATCGCCGAAGCCGCCGAGGCCGCGACCGCCCAGGTCTGGGTGATGGCCCCGATGGTGTCGGTCCCGCGCGAGGCCGCCGAGTTCGCCGCCCTGGTGCGCGCGCACGGTCTGCCGCTGGCCGGCGCGATGATCGAGGTCCCGGCGGCCGCCCTGCGGACCGACCGGCTGGCGGAGGTCTGCGACTTCTTCAGCATCGGCACCAACGACCTGGCCCAGTACACCTTCGCGGCCGACCGCACGCTCGGCTCCCTCGCCGAGCTCCTCGACCCGTGGCAGCCGGCCCTGCTGGCGCTGGTCGCCGCCGCCGCCCGGTCCGCGGCCGAGCACGGCCGTCCGATCGGCGTGTGCGGGGAGGCGGCCGCCGACCCCGCACTCGCCCTGGTGCTTGTCGGCCTCGGGATCACCAGCCTGTCGGCCGCGCCCGCCTCGCTCCCCGAGGTGCGGGCGGCACTGGCCGCGCACACCCTCGCGGAGTGCCGCGAACTCGCCGAGCTGGCCCTGTTCGCCGATGACGCCGCCGATGCCCGCGACAAGGTCCGGTCGAGGATCACCGGAGGTCGATGA